The following coding sequences lie in one Myxococcus xanthus genomic window:
- a CDS encoding carboxypeptidase-like regulatory domain-containing protein, with translation MMHGFRWGIGLSAMAAVLGGLGMWRAERAAQPVLVEVPFPEFAQLPALPPLPLPPPTMDGAADSIQVRAVSQSSGAPLAGARVSLLRGLFASGLGERLPDETALTDASGVVSFMAPGAGVMTVCARGAGHAERCERDVGVVAGGSLVVELKLPPGAIVEGQVLLHDGTPAEGVRLVASGDPMLLEMTPVWATTDAQGRYTLDGVTPGYPVGMTPFSPEGEGLHRSVGAELAAGEVRRFDFQLGAFVPVTVKPVMGRRRGTDSVESVHVNVQLQPQQDGTFTGITESGRHSVSVWGRRNGRAVSARKDVTLAPGAPAVIAFPFSALEEGGRVWQLYSSDPGEFEVSGRVFLPDGTPVKGAWIGSQKPGPRGRRCGNSAEDHAQVRFDGPEFVVTPRVGAGRIFAWLPDGRAGSAVVRGGKGERVSVDIHLEETGAVAGMMDFGDDHLWGYREEITVNHEWVGASHYTLLDGRIFVPGLKPGRHVLRTSLGTVEFNVNAREVTNVGVLRRPPEPEAAVSDSEAAASEP, from the coding sequence ATGATGCACGGGTTTCGCTGGGGCATTGGCCTGAGTGCCATGGCGGCGGTGCTCGGAGGCCTGGGCATGTGGCGCGCGGAGCGGGCGGCTCAGCCGGTGCTCGTGGAGGTGCCCTTTCCGGAGTTCGCGCAGCTCCCCGCCCTGCCGCCGCTCCCCCTGCCGCCACCGACGATGGATGGCGCGGCGGATTCGATTCAGGTCCGGGCCGTCTCCCAGAGCAGCGGTGCGCCGCTGGCGGGCGCTCGGGTATCCCTCCTCCGAGGGTTGTTCGCGTCCGGCCTGGGAGAGCGGTTGCCCGACGAGACAGCGCTGACGGACGCGTCGGGCGTGGTGAGCTTCATGGCGCCTGGCGCGGGCGTGATGACCGTCTGTGCACGGGGGGCCGGTCACGCCGAGCGCTGTGAGCGGGACGTGGGCGTGGTCGCCGGGGGCTCGCTCGTCGTGGAGCTGAAGCTTCCGCCAGGGGCCATCGTGGAGGGGCAGGTCCTCCTGCATGACGGGACGCCGGCGGAGGGTGTTCGGCTGGTCGCGTCCGGTGACCCGATGTTGCTGGAGATGACGCCTGTCTGGGCCACGACGGATGCACAGGGGCGCTACACGCTGGATGGCGTGACGCCGGGCTACCCCGTCGGCATGACGCCTTTCTCCCCCGAGGGAGAGGGGCTCCACCGGTCCGTGGGCGCGGAGCTGGCCGCCGGCGAGGTGCGGCGGTTCGACTTCCAGCTTGGCGCGTTCGTCCCGGTCACCGTCAAGCCGGTGATGGGGCGCCGGCGTGGGACGGACTCGGTGGAGTCCGTTCACGTGAATGTCCAGCTCCAGCCCCAGCAGGACGGCACCTTCACGGGCATCACTGAGTCGGGGCGCCACTCCGTCTCCGTGTGGGGCCGCCGGAACGGGCGGGCGGTGTCGGCACGGAAGGACGTGACGCTGGCGCCCGGTGCTCCGGCGGTCATCGCGTTCCCCTTCTCCGCGCTCGAGGAGGGCGGAAGGGTGTGGCAGCTGTACTCCAGCGACCCTGGCGAGTTCGAGGTCTCCGGTCGCGTCTTCCTCCCGGACGGCACGCCGGTGAAGGGGGCCTGGATTGGGTCGCAGAAGCCCGGTCCACGGGGGCGGAGGTGTGGCAACTCGGCCGAGGACCACGCGCAGGTCCGCTTCGATGGCCCCGAATTCGTGGTGACGCCCCGGGTGGGCGCGGGGCGAATCTTCGCGTGGCTGCCGGATGGCCGCGCGGGCAGCGCCGTCGTCCGAGGCGGGAAGGGGGAGCGTGTGTCCGTCGACATCCACCTGGAGGAGACGGGCGCCGTCGCCGGGATGATGGATTTCGGGGACGACCACCTCTGGGGCTACCGCGAGGAAATCACCGTCAACCATGAGTGGGTCGGTGCGTCGCACTACACGTTGTTGGACGGCCGCATCTTCGTGCCGGGGCTGAAGCCGGGTCGACACGTGCTGCGCACCTCTCTTGGGACGGTGGAGTTCAACGTCAACGCCCGCGAGGTGACGAACGTGGGCGTGTTGAGACGGCCGCCGGAGCCGGAGGCCGCGGTCTCTGATTCAGAGGCCGCGGCCTCGGAGCCGTGA